A window of the Pseudomonadota bacterium genome harbors these coding sequences:
- the bfr gene encoding bacterioferritin, translating into MQGDKDVIKCLNALLANELTAIDQYLVQSRMLNDWGYNKLYERIAHESDDERGHVDKLIRRILFLDGQPDVAARAKLKIGSNPKEMLENDLEFELQVAQGLNEAIALCRNKGDNGTRTMLEELLSDTEQDHILWFEQQVGLIEQAGVENYLAEMM; encoded by the coding sequence ATGCAGGGAGACAAGGACGTCATAAAGTGCTTGAACGCGTTGCTCGCAAACGAGCTGACAGCGATCGATCAGTACCTGGTGCAGTCACGCATGCTGAACGACTGGGGCTACAACAAGCTCTACGAGAGGATCGCCCACGAGTCGGACGACGAACGCGGCCACGTCGACAAGCTGATTCGGCGGATTCTCTTTCTCGACGGACAACCCGACGTCGCGGCACGTGCCAAGCTGAAGATCGGAAGCAACCCGAAAGAGATGCTCGAGAACGATCTCGAATTCGAGCTGCAAGTAGCCCAGGGCCTAAACGAAGCCATTGCACTGTGCCGCAACAAAGGCGACAACGGCACACGCACGATGCTCGAGGAGCTGCTTTCGGATACCGAGCAGGACCACATTCTCTGGTTCGAGCAACAGGTGGGCCTGATCGAACAAGCAGGCGTCGAGAACTACTTGGCCGAGATGATGTAG
- a CDS encoding polyhydroxyalkanoic acid system family protein, whose product MVTHDIPHDLVPELARRAAQKAVQSYKEGLSKYDVQADWVSDDRVELSFAVKGKRLHGAMTVRPNDLHLELDVPLLFRPFSKLAIGVIEREAREWIDKAQAGQLE is encoded by the coding sequence ATGGTCACCCACGACATTCCCCACGATCTCGTCCCCGAGCTGGCAAGGCGGGCGGCCCAGAAGGCGGTCCAGAGCTACAAGGAGGGCCTGTCCAAGTACGACGTGCAAGCCGATTGGGTCAGCGACGACCGAGTGGAGCTGAGCTTTGCAGTCAAGGGCAAACGCCTGCACGGTGCGATGACCGTGCGGCCCAACGATCTGCACCTGGAGCTCGACGTCCCGCTGCTGTTCCGTCCCTTCAGCAAGCTCGCGATCGGCGTGATCGAACGTGAGGCTCGCGAGTGGATCGACAAGGCCCAGGCAGGCCAGCTCGAATGA
- a CDS encoding universal stress protein, with translation MFRNILLPIDLTERSERAVKAAGDLAEAHAASVRLLHVVQTIADVPYDEMKDFYAELMAKAEDAVARWAENLSARGIEVEGQVVLGKRVPEILRHAEEGESDLIVMSFDQLDPAQPGGGLGSVGHQVALIAGCPVLLMR, from the coding sequence ATGTTTCGAAACATCCTGCTGCCCATCGACCTGACGGAGCGAAGCGAGCGTGCCGTGAAAGCTGCGGGCGACCTGGCGGAGGCGCACGCGGCCTCGGTGCGGCTGCTTCACGTGGTTCAGACGATCGCGGACGTGCCTTACGACGAGATGAAGGATTTCTACGCCGAATTGATGGCCAAGGCAGAAGACGCGGTAGCCCGCTGGGCCGAGAACCTCAGCGCACGCGGCATCGAAGTCGAGGGACAGGTCGTGCTCGGCAAGCGAGTACCCGAGATTCTGCGCCACGCGGAAGAAGGCGAGAGCGACCTCATCGTCATGAGCTTCGATCAGCTCGATCCGGCACAGCCAGGTGGCGGGCTAGGGTCGGTAGGACACCAGGTCGCGCTCATCGCGGGCTGTCCCGTACTGCTGATGCGCTGA
- a CDS encoding PIN domain-containing protein, whose amino-acid sequence MIALDTNLLLYAHRKDSEWNAAAYACIEELAASPAAWAIPWPCVSEFVAVATHPRIFSPPSHLNEAVDQIEAWLEAPGIVLLAETEAYWPRLRAALQAGRISGPRVHDARIAALCQLHGVRELWTADRDFSRFTALRVRNPLSGSPD is encoded by the coding sequence GTGATCGCGCTCGACACCAATCTGCTACTGTACGCGCATCGAAAGGACTCCGAGTGGAATGCGGCTGCGTACGCCTGCATCGAGGAGCTGGCAGCGAGCCCGGCGGCCTGGGCCATACCCTGGCCCTGCGTATCGGAGTTCGTCGCGGTGGCGACGCACCCCAGGATCTTCTCTCCCCCGAGCCACCTGAACGAAGCCGTCGATCAGATCGAAGCCTGGCTGGAGGCACCCGGGATCGTGCTTCTCGCTGAAACCGAGGCGTACTGGCCTCGATTGCGCGCTGCGCTGCAAGCCGGACGAATCAGCGGGCCGCGCGTGCACGATGCCCGCATCGCGGCCTTGTGCCAGCTGCACGGCGTTCGAGAGCTATGGACGGCAGACCGAGACTTCAGCCGCTTTACCGCCCTCCGGGTACGGAATCCCCTTTCCGGCTCGCCCGATTGA
- a CDS encoding DUF2191 domain-containing protein — MKTTVEISEPLLQRAKRVAARESTTLRDLIEAGLRHVLKERCRRKRFALRDARVDGQGLQPEFSDAAWDRLRDAAYEGRGS, encoded by the coding sequence ATGAAGACGACCGTAGAGATCTCCGAGCCCCTGCTGCAGCGAGCGAAACGCGTAGCGGCACGGGAGTCGACGACGCTGCGCGATCTGATCGAAGCCGGTCTGCGGCATGTGCTCAAGGAACGTTGCCGCAGGAAGCGCTTTGCGCTGCGGGACGCTCGCGTCGATGGACAGGGACTGCAGCCGGAGTTCTCGGACGCTGCCTGGGATCGACTCCGGGACGCAGCCTACGAAGGTCGCGGGTCGTGA